GCTCTATACGATGCTTCGTTTCCTCAACTCTCCAGACCGCTGCATAATAACCCTTGAGGACCCGGTCGAGTACTCTTTGGCGGGAATTACCCAAATTCAGATGAACCCGCGGATCGGGCTAACTTTTTCCGATGGTCTCAGGGCGGTGTTTCGTCAGGACCCGGACATCATCATGGTGGGGGAAATAAGGGACACCGAAACTGCGCACCTCGCGGTTCAGGCGGCAATGACCGGTCACCTGGTACTGTCAACCCTCCATACCAACACCGCCGTAGGCAGCATAACGAGATTGTTGGACATGGGAATAGAGCCATACCTCATTTGTTCTTCCTTGAGAGGGGTTGTGGCCCAGAGGCTGGTGCGGATGATTTGTTCTCTGTGTGCCGAAGAATACCTCTTGGATGAGTTTACTGCGGTCAGGATCGGCATGCCGGAATTGACAGGAAAGCGGTTTCGTCGGGGACGCGGTTGTCACTCTTGCCGCATGACCGGTTATCAAGGTAGGGTGGCAGTGCAGGAGGTGCTGGTCTTAAACCACGACTTGCGGGGTATGGTTATGAGTGATTCGTTTACAGAGGAGGAGATGGAGACTGCTGCCCGGGAACAAGGAATGACAACCCTGCTGGAAGATGGTATAAGGAAGGCGCGAGAAGGGTTGACCAGCTTGGATGAGGTCATGAGGGTGGTTTACCTTGGAAATTGAACACAGGAAAACCGCGTTGGGATGCAGGTCGGGTCGCGGTAAGACCGGGTGCAGGTTTTCGCGAGACCAAGGGGCAGTTCTTGTGGTTACACTGGTCCTGGTTTTAGTCCTTCTGGTTCTGGGAAGCGCGGTTACCAACATCGTGTTTTGTGAAAAAATGATGGCTAGCTATCACTTGGCCTCGCAACAGGCTTTAATGTTGGCTGATAGTGGGATAGAGAGAGCACGAGCTGGGTTGGCCCGCGACGTTTCAGCCATATTGACCGAGCACAGTTTTGGCATGCAATTAGGCCAAGGTACGGTTTCGGTTGTAATTACCGCTCCTAACGGAAACGGTATGATAGAAGCACGCTCCCAGGCTGTCCTGAATAACGGGGCCAAAAAAACTATGACTGCGGAATTCGGTATTAGCCCTTATGTGGGGCTCTCAGCCAAACGGGTTGCTGTATCCGGAAGCGGTCTTTGTACCGTGCAGGGAAATGCCGCCGTTCAACAGGCGGAAGGAATGTACCAGCAGGTAGGAAACAGATACACGGGATTCGCGGTTTTGCACATCGACATAAACACTTTCAAGCAACTAGCTCAGATGTGCCCTGACGAGTGGCAGGTTTATTCTGGGCCCAAGGTATTGACAGCGGATGATTTTGCATTTTGCAGCAACGTTCTAGTTAACGGTGACGTGATCCTGGACAACAGTATAAGGGCGTGTCCTGAAGGTAGTTTATTGGTTTCGACCGGATCGGTTACTGTTTGCCCAGCACAGGAAGAAGGGAACAGCACTTTCGGTTTGAGTATCATCTGTGCCCGAGATTTGTCAATCTCGGCTAACCAAGACGCGGTTTTGATCCCTAGCGGTTATCTCCATTCAAACACAAAGATAGCTTTTGACGTGGGAACCGCAGAGGGACCGCTGACCTTTGACGGCGTGATCGCGGCCGATGAAGTAACGGTCAACACCAACGGTGAGTTTGTTATCAGGGAGGAAAGAAGCGTTTTGTTGGCTAACGAAGTCTTAAAAGACACTGTACTCGGAAGCATGGTATCGTACCAGGAGGTCGCTGTATAGGGTAATGAAATGGTTGAGGGGTCGGTCGAGCGGGGTGGGGCTTGACCTGGGGAGCGAAAGTATAAAAGTAGTGCAGTTGAAGAGAGCGGGGGGAAGGTGCGTCATAGAGGCTTGGGGTAGGGGACCGGTTCCCCCCGGAACAGTCGACCGGGGATTGATCAGGGACAAGGGCGCGATTGCGGCGGCCATACGGAGGCTGCTTGAGGAAAAAGGGATTAGGAGCCGCAGGGTGGTTACGGCCGTACCCGCTTCGTTTTGCTATATCAAATGCTTGGTTTTACCTTCTCTGGGGATCAGAGAGCTGAAGCAGGCGGCAAATTTACAGATAAAGAATTCCCTTCCTTGGCCGAGGGAAGATGCGGTCGTGGATGTGGCGGTGTATGGGCGATCTCCAGACGGCCGGGAAACAGAAGTGCTGGCGGTGGGAGTGAAAAAATCGATAGTGCTGGATTTGAATCAGACCCTCCAGGAAGCTGGTCTCACCCCGGTGGTGGTTGAGATTCAACCGTTGTCTGCCTATCGTTTGTTGCATTCTCAGTGCGATAGCGGGGGGACCTTGCTGGTTGATTTAGGGGCGAGCGGAGTTCAGTTCGCCTATTTCGCTTATGGAAGGCTACAACTGGTTAGGAGCTTAGCCCTGGGTTACGTCGAGTATCAAAGACAGCCAGTGGTAGAGGATGTAGCTAGGGAAATACATAGAACCCTCGAATACGCTCAGGTACAGAAGGTTATGGTTGAGCCCACTCGGGTGGTGATTACCGGAGGCGGAGCCGAGAGAGAAGGGATGGGGGAAAAGCTCCAATCACTGTTACCCTACTGGCAGATTTCGGATGCATTGTCGCTGACGGGTTTTCCGGCAATATCAGAATCAGTCGCTCTACCTGGGCCATCATACTTGCCCGCTCTGGGGATGGCGTGGAGGGAGGCAATGGTTTAAGTGGAGACGGATGCGCGCATAAACTTGTTAGCTTCGCCGCTAAAAACACGTTTATGGACCAACACATGGTTTTGGACGGCTTTGATGGTGGTGGTAGCTTACGGTGTCATGATCGCGATGGGGTACAGTATTTACCAGACCAGGCAGCAGGCCCAGGAGCGCAATGCACTCTTATTGGAGAGCATTAGGCGCCAAGAAAACGTTTCGCTCGTCGTGCCCGATATAGCGGCCTCGCAAAAAGTGGTGAAGGAAAAGGCCTTAAAAATCAGGAAACTGGAAGAGAGCCGCGTATTGATGACCGAAGTTTTGCTTAGGGTTGAAAAGCTGCTGCCTGCCGGCACGTGCCTTTCTGAGCTTTCAATCGACGAAAATAGCGTGGCTGTGAAGGGACTGGGGCCAGGCTATGCGGCCGTTGCTCAGGTTCTAAAAGGACTTACTGAACAATCGTTTTTTAAAGAAGCAGAGCTGGTGAGGTGCGAAGAAACGGAGGACGGTGGAGTGAGTTTTCATATCCAGGTGCAACTGAGCAGTTCTATTCGGGAGAGCGATCGCTGAGCATGGGTATAAGTAGGATCAAGGAATTTTCTGTACTGGTAATAGTAGTAGTGTCTTGGATTTTATTCTATAATTGTTTCTACCAGCCGCTACGGGAAGAGACGGCAAAAATTGAGATATGCAACGCCGGGCTGCAGAAAGAATTAGAAAAGACAAAGGCCGGGTCTGACAAACCGTCAAGCCTTCAAGCTACAAGAACCCAATTAGCAGCACTTGGCCAGGAGAACGATGCCCAGGTGCCTCATGAGCCAGGGAGGGACGAGTTACTGCTGTACCTTACTGAATTGGCACGGGCTAGCGGCATCCGACTGTCGAAAGTGGAACGTGTAACCCATGTTTCTGGTAAAGAGGAGCCCTTCCCCAGCTACGCGTTGAGATGCCGGCTAGAGGGAAAATACGAAGACTTGTGGTCGTTTTTGCAAGGTGTGGAAACGGGCAAACGATTTTTGTCGGTCGAAAAAATCAGGCTGTACCAGCAAGTGGAAGCTAATTCTCGAAGACTGAACCTTGCGCCAAGCGTGGCTGAACGGGAACTGGTGCCGTCACCGGGGAGCACTGACCAGGGAGAGCAGACGGATGAAAGTCTACTAAAGGAAAATTATGGTCTCATGGTGTGCGAATGCACTATAGTCGTGTATTTTGATCCTTCTTTGCAAAAACTAAATCAGCGTTAGTCTGCGCCTGATTATAGATATTCATTAGTGGCTACGGGTCTACAATACGACGAGAGGAGCAAAGAGGCGTCATGATTGACCGAGAGCTGGTGCAAAAGGTCTTACGGGCGGTGATGAGCCGTGGGGTTGAGTTTGCGGAACTGTATGTTGAGAACCGGGCGGTTACTAGCGTTTTTTGCGAGGACAACAAGATCGAGCGCGTGCATAGCGGGAGCGAGAAGGGAGCGGGGATTAGGGTTATCAGCCAAGGCAACACCGCCTACGCTTTTACTAATGATCTGAGCGAACAAAGCCTTATAAGCGCGGCTTCTGTAGCAGCCCACGTGGTGAAGAACGCGAGCGAAAAGACGGATGTATCGCTTGACTTTAAGGTATTGAAGCCAGATTTTAGGCTGGCGATTGTTCGACGTCCGTCAGCAGTGGGGTTTGATTTCAAGATGGAGCAGGTCCTGGCTGCCAACGAAGCGGCACGGGAGCTGGGTTCCAACGTCAAACAGGTGACGGTCGGTTTGGCCGACATTGAACGAAATGTACTGATCGTCAACTCTGAAGGTGACTGGGTGGAGGACGAAACTGCCAGGGTGCGTTTCGTGGTCAATGTAGTGGCGGCGAGAAACGGGCTGATTCAGACCGGGTACGAAGCCCTGGGCGCGGTCAAGGGCTGGGAACTACTTGAGGAAAAGTCTGCAACCGAGGTGGCTCGAAAAGCAGCCAAACGTGCTCTTCTGATGCTAGAGGCACGGCCATGCCCGGCGGGAAGGATGCCGGTTGTCATGTCCTCCGAAGCCGGTGGGACGATGGTGCATGAGGCTTGTGGACATGGATTGGAAGCCGACTTGGTGCAGAAAGGGTTGTCGGTATACCGGGGCAAATTAGGGCAAAAGGTGGCTTCAGAATGCGTCAGCGTTATCGACGACGCTACTTTGCCGGGTAACTACGGCAGTTTTTGCTTTGATGATGAAGGGGTAAAAGCCGTTCGCAAGGTGTTGATTGACCGCGGGGTTTTGGTCGAATACATGTATGATCGGCTAACCGCGAGAAAGGAGAACCGCCAGTCGACCGGCAACGGGCGCAGGGAGTCGTATCAATACAAACCGATCCCTCGCATGACCAACACATTTATAGCCCCCGGCCGCGATGATCCCGAATCGATAGTAAAGAGCACTTCTCGAGGTCTTTTAGTCCGCAAAATGGGCGGCGGACAGGTAAACACTACCAACGGAGATTTTGTTTTTGAGGTTCAGGAAGGTTATATCATCGAAAACGGAGAGATAAAATACCCGGTTCGCGGGGCCACGCTTATCGGCAACGGGCCGGAGGCCCTCAATAACATCGATATGGTTGGATCAGACCTAGAGTTTGCCATCGGGCAGTGCGGTAAGGATGGGCAGGGGGTACCGGTTTCCGATGCCCAACCTACCATTCGTATCCGTGAATTGACGGTTGGAGGAACAGCTCTATAAAAAGGTCTAAGGCAGAAAAAGGTGGTGCGCTGATGCGGGACGAGTTGGTGAAGACAGGAGAACAGGTCGTGGAGATGGCCAGACAAAAAGGGGTAGAGGCGGAGGCGTTTCTGTTCTATAACCGGGAACTGGGCATAGAGGTGGCACAAGGAACAGTCGAGACCCTGGCAGAAGCAGAAGAATTAGGGATAGGAGTTAGGGTTATCAAAGAAGGCAGGGTAGGGTTCGCTTACAGCACGGATCTCGGTCCAGAGGCTTTGAACCAGCTTCTGGACCGGGCTGTCGAAAGTTCTAAATTTACCGCGAGCGATGAAAACAACAGCCTGCCGGCAGGACGATACCAGTACCCGGAGCTCAATGTATACGATCCCGAAGTGCGCCGGGTTAACGTTGAGGAGAAGATTCAGATGGCCCGGGATCTGGAATCGGCGGCACTTGCTTACGATCGCAGAATCAAGGTCATTGAAAAAGCAGCTTACGAAGATTCCGAGTTTGCTCTAGCCGTCTTTAATACCAACGGAATCAAAGCTTTTGAAAGGGGGGCTTTTTGTACCCTGTACGCTTACCTGGTGGCAGAAGAAGAGGGAGATGCCCAGACCGGCTTTGGGTATGCTGCTGCTAGGCGGGTAAAAGAACTAGATCCGGCCCGGGTGGGAAGGGAAGCGGCGCATAACGCGGTGCGCATGCTGGGGGCGAAAACGATAACTTCTAGATCGGTACCGTGTATATTTGAACCCTACGTTGTTACTAGCTTTCTAGGAGTTCTGGTTAACTCGGTCAACGCGGATTCCGTGCAGAAAGGCAAGTCTTTCCTGGCTGGCAAAATCGGACAAACAGTAGCTGCCGGCAATTTTACTCTTGTCGATGACGGAACTTCACCGCAAGGAATAGCCAGTTTCCCGTTCGACGGGGAAGGAGTTGCCACCCAACGGACGGTCTTGATCGATCGTGGAATACTGAAAGGGTTTTTGTACGATACCTACACTGCCAATAAAGCGAATACCAAGTCGACCGGGAACGGGGTCAGGGGATCGTTTCGCAGCCTGCCCGGGGTAGGTATCACCAATTTATTTGTTCTTCCGGGTGTGAGCAGACCCGAACAGCTGATAAAAGAGGTATCTCAAGGGCTCTTCGTGACGGAAGTTATGGGAATACACACCGCGAATCCGATTTCGGGAGATTTTTCAGTCGGAGCTGCGGGCATCCTGATTGAAAACGGGGAACTGACCAGACCAGTGCGAAGCATTACTATTGCCGGTAATTTACAGGAGTTTTTGCAGGGAGTGGAGGGCGTAGGAGAAGACCTCCGTTTCTTTGGCGGGATTGGAGCGCCTACCTTGAGAGTGAAGGGCTTGAGCATCGCGGGGGAATAAGATGATGAAGACCATTTTGGTAATAAACGGACCTAACTTAAACCTTTTAGGAAGCCGGGAGCCGGAGCTATACGGAAACGTGACTTTGGAAGAGTTGAACCGAGAGCTGGAGACTGTCGCCCGGAAATGGGGGGTAAACATAGAGTTTTACCAATCCAATCACGAAGGCGAGCTTATAGATTGCATTCATGCAGCCAAAGGGAAAGCCGATTTTCTCATCTTGAATGCCGGAGCTTTGACCCATTATAGTATAGCCCTGCATGATGCCTTGAAGGCCGTGCGGCTGCCGGTTATCGAAGTACACCTGACCAATCCTTACGCCCGTGAAGAATTTCGCCACCGGTCTTTAGTAGCACCGGTCGCCCTGGGGGGTGTCTTCGGGCTGGGAACCTTGAGTTACCGTTTAGCGGTCGAGGCGGCATGTTCTATACTGCGAGAACGAGGCGCGGATTAACACTTGATATTTGACGCTGATTTACGTTGATAGAATTCGAAGCGATTATTACTATGTAAAAGTCTCAATAGTATGAGGCTTCAAAAAAACGAATAATATGGTGATTTCACTGCGAAAACCCCTTCAGGCTGGCCGGTGCTTGTCTGTTTGCCCGTATGTAGCGCTAGGACCAATAATAGCCATAATATGTTAGGTTAAGACTATATGGTTTACCCTTTTCGCAGTGAAATCACGTATGATTATGTTTTTTAAAAAATCTGCGTAAATCAGCGTCTAAATCATATGGCGAGACGATGAGTTTCGTTTCTTCGGCGTGGGATAAGATAGTTAGGTAAAAATATCGGTCAGGATGGGGGGTGTCGGACAGAGGGTGGCTGTAGAAGGTTTGGGCAGGGTAGAGCGGCTAAGACGGTTGATGGAACGCCAAGGAATAGAAGCGATGGTGGTCACCAAAAGGGAAAACTGTCTTTACCTTTCCGGTTTTACTGGTACAGACGGCTTAGTTTTGGTTACCGGAGACAGGGTATACTTAGTAACCGATCGAAGATATACTGAGCAGGCGACGGTCGAGTGCCGGGGTTGGGAGGTAGTCGAGGCAGAATCCGATTACTTGCGGGTGATAGGGGAGCTGGCTCGAGGTCTCGGGCGGGTTGGATTTGAGAGCCGGCACCTTACTTATGATCAGTACCTACGACTGCGTAAAGAAATCGGCGATAGACTACAACCGCAAAGCGGGCTGGTCGAAGAGTTGCGGAAGGTGAAAGATGAGTCGGAGATAGCTTACATTGCCGAGGCTATCAGGATCGGTGACTGGGCATTCGAGAACCTGATTGCTAACATTGGGCCAGGTTGGGCAGAACGAGATATTGCTTGGGAAATGGTGAGGCTTCTGCGCCGCGGAGGCTGTACAAAGGAAGCTTTCGATATCATCGCGGTTTCCGGGCGCCGGGCTTCGCTGCCTCACGGTCAACCTACCGACAACCGCATCGAACCGGGCGACATGTTGACCTTGGATTTTGGTGGTTTTTACTCGGGTTATGCTGGAGATACCACCCGCACGGTGGCTATTGAAACGGTTTCTAATCGCCTACGCGAGGTGTATTATCGGGTTTTGGAGGCCCAGGTTGCGGCCATAGAGACGGTGAGGGCTGGCGTAGCGTGCCGAGAAGTTGATAGAGCGGCCCGTTCATATCTTGAAAAATACGGATTAGGGCCGCATTTTGTCCATTCTACCGGCCACGGTTTGGGCTTGGAAGTGCACGAGGAACCGGCGGTCAGTTCGAAGAGTGAGGAAATCCTGGCCGAGAACATGGTTGTAACGATTGAGCCGGGGGTTTATATCCCCGGTTGGGGAGGAGTTAGGATTGAGGATGTCGTAATAGTAAAAGAAACAGGTTGTGAAGTTTTGACCAAAGCAGAAAAGGAGTTGCTTATTATTCAGTAGGAGGGGAAGGGCTTGATCTCTGTTAATGATTTCAGGACTGGATTGACCATCGAAGTAGAGGGCGATGTTTGGCAGGTGGTAGAATTCCAGCACGTTAAGCCCGGCAAAGGAGCTGCTTTTGTTAGGGCCAAGATGAAGAACATCCGGTCAGGAGCGGTCATAGAGCGGACTTTTCGAGCCGGAGAAAAGGTGCCGCGAGCCCGTCTAGACAAGAGAGAAATGCAGTACTTGTATAACGACGGTGAGGACTATATTTTTATGGATACCCAAAGCTACGACCAGATATCGCTTAGTAAGGACCAAATTGGCGACGGGATCAAGTACCTCAAGGAGCAGATGGTAATTCAGGTGTTACTTTATCAGGGACAGATCTTGGGGGTAGAAATGCCCAACTTTGTTGAATTAGAGGTCGTGGAAACAGAGCCTGGAATCAAGGGCGATACTGCCACCGGTGGGACCAAGTCAGCAGTACTCGAAACCGGGGCCACGGTTCAGGTTCCTCTTTTTGTGAATGTCGGGGATCGGGTCAGGATCGACACCAGAACCGGAGAGTATATTGAACGCGTTTGAAATAAAACCCCCTTTGGAGCGGAATAATACTATATAAATGAGTTGTGACCTGGTCCCGGAGGCAGAGATCAGGTGCGAGAAGGGGGATCGTGTTTGAAAAACTTGTCAGAAAGGATTAGCTATTTGAAAGGGTTGAGCGAAGGCATAAACGTGGCCGAGCTTGGCCCGCAGGGCAAGATTATGAACGGCATATTGGACGTGCTGGAGGGGGTAATAGACGACATTTGTGTTTTGCGGACGGAAATGGAGGAGTTTAAGGAGTATGTCCAAAGCATTGATGATGACCTGAACCTGCTGGAAGAAGACATATACGGCGACGATTACATCTATATGACCTGCAAGAAGTGCGGAGAAGAGGTGTACTTCGATGCCGACGTTTTGGAAGATGACGACGTTATTGAGATCATATGTCCCAAGTGCAACGAGGTTGTTTTCGTCAACGATGGTTCCTTTGACTTTGAACCCTCGGTGATGGAAAGCGGGATCGAGGGGGAGAACAGTCCGAGTCCAGACGGCCGGAATTCTGGATCTGCGGGTAATTAGAACTTTCCCAACTGGGTACGGATGAAGGATAGTCAGGTTCACGTTGGGAAGCTTTGAAAAGCTGTATGAAGTATGAGTGATTAGATCCGAAAGTACCACTACATTGTGGGTAGTGGTACTTTTTGTTTTTGAAAACCAGCAGGGAATGGGCGAGCAAGGGCGAATACTTCATATAGGGCTGGTATTTACCGGAATTAGCACGATAGCACGCATTATTTGTCAAGGGACAGGTGGATTGTTGTGAATAGATCGAAAACTGACATTGAACTATGCCGGCTGCCGCAGGGTGACCGGAGATGACAAAAACACATTGGTTTGAGGGGAGCAACGTTGCTGAAGCTATCGCCAAGGCGGAGAGTGCTTTGAAGATATCCCGGGATAGGATGGAAATCGAGGTGATAAATAAGGGAAGTCGTGGGTTCCTCGGCTTCGGTCGTGCTCCGGCTGTGATAAAGGTGAAAATTATTGACCAGGAAAGAGACGGGATAGATGACGACGAGCGGGTCCTAGAAGCCCTGGTACTTGATTTGGCAAGAGAGGCGACAGAGGACCGAGACGGCTTGGTAGGGGTAAAGGACGGAACAATAGTCGTTATTCCTCCTAGGGGTAACGGGCGTTATCCGACTGTTGCGCCGTGCCCCCAAATCAAGCTGAGAATTAACGGAATAACGCATACCAAGAGAACCGTAGTAACCGACAAGGACGAGATCGTATGTGAGGTAATTGCCCCGGAAGATCAGAGACTATACGAGATCGAGATTTCTAAAGACGGTCTGTGTGCCTATCTTACTGTATATCCTCCAGTCAGGAAGGTTAGAAGGCTTCGGGACGCGGAACCGGCAGCTGAGCTCGAGCTAGCGGTGGAAGAGTTTGAAGAGCCTTTACGTCCTCTGTCTGTCGACGAAGTGCTGCAGGCCCTGCGAGAAAAAGGAGTAGTATACGGGGTGGATGAGGAGAAAGTGAGGACAGCGGTGCTTAAAGCTAATGGGCTGCGTGTGGCCGTAGCTTTCGGCAGGCCTGCGGTACCTAGTAAGGACGGATACCTTGATCTAGTTTATGAGCGGCATACAGACACAACCGCAGCAAAGGATGAACAAAAAGTTGATTTTCGAGAACTGAACATTTTCGAGTCGGTGAAGGCGGGCGAGGTAGTGGCCAGAATAGTAGAACCGGTTCAGGGGCAGCCGGGGATGACGGTGACGGGGAAAGAGATAGAAGTTAAATTGCCTAGAGCCGCTCATTTTAGAGTTGGAAAAGGAGTTAGGCAGGTTGATGACCGATTGGTGGCAACGATAAGCGGGAGGCCCAAGGTCACGGGAAACCTGGTCGAAGTCTTGCCATTGTTATTGATTGAAGGCGATGTTGATATCAGTACGGGTAACATCAGGTTTTCGGGCGACGTCTTGATTAAAGGCAACGTTACTTCGGGCATGACTGTAAGCGCAGAGGGTATGATCAAGGTCCTGGGCATCGTAGAAAAAGCTCGGGTCACGGCTAGAGACGGGGTGGTTTGCCTGGATTCAGTAGTAAACTCAAGGGTACAGGCTGGGGGCGAGACGGCCGAGCTTAGCAAAGTGTTGCCTATGGCTAAACGCATCCTCCATGACCTGGAGATAGTCGAAGACGCTGTTTGTCAAATTAACCTGCGCCTCCAATGGCGGGGAAAACAACCGGTTGCAGCTGGGAGGATAGTAGAAGTACTGCTGGAAAGGAAGCTGCGAGATCTCCCACGCATGGCCAAAGAGTTGCTCGAAGTGTGCGAAGAGAAGGGGCTTAGTCTGGAAGAGACTGAAGTCAACATGTTCAAATCGATAACAAATATGGTGCTTCATCCGGTGTCGAGTGTTGCTGTTCCCGGCAATCATAACGTGTCTGAATTGGTAAACAATCTAAAAGACTGGATATCAAACGCAGAATCCCGGATGAAGAGAAAATCCGAGGTCTATCTTCGGTATGCCTTGAACAGCGAGGTTTATGCTACGGGCTCGATAACTGTAGACGGCCAAGGGTGTTTCAACACCTTGCTCTCATCGGCTGAACGGGTTACCGTAAAGGGAACGCCTGGGGTATTCAGGGGAGGGCAGATAATCGCGGCTAACGACGTCTACGTGAGAGAACTGGGCTCTGAAGTAGGGGCTTTGACCAGGGTTAATGTAACGGAGAATCGCAGGGTTGTCTGCGAGCGCGTGTTGGGTAATGTTCTTATTGGAATTGGAAGACATTCGGTAAGAATAGATGAGCCTCGCGAGGGCCTGGTGGTCTGGATGGATGAGGAACGCAGGATAAGGATGAGGTGAGATGGTGCGGCTTGTAGTATGGCAGAATCGAGGAGTTGTTAACAACGATTTACTGAAAGCTTTGGCCTCACAGTCTGAATTACGCGTAGTCGAGCGTCATCCTCAGGTAAATGAGGTCGATATGGACGAAATCTTTATCGGTTGTTATAAAGATTCAGATGAAGTGAAGGCTTACGAGCAGTATATCATGTCTTTGGCAAGGCAGGCTGCTGGGGTGATAGTTGTGGTTCCTAGGCCTTGGGAACTGGAAGAGAAGATGTGGTCTTATTCGTGGCAACATCGGCTTTACCTGAGTGACCTCGTGCCTCCCGCTGGTTTTGGACGTATCATAAGGTATACTGTCGATATGTTTAGGGCAGCACAACAGAGTGAATTCCTCAACAAATTGTATTTTCTTATGTTGCTTGCCAAGATACACAGCGAAAGAGAAGATTGGGACAATGTGTTCAAGGGAATACTCAGCGTACTAGTCTCGGAGTCGCAGGCGAGAAGAGGTTTATTGCTGGTATGGGAAGGCGCAAATGTGAGGGTAATAGCCAGTGAAGGTTTTGCTGCAACCGATGACATGGTACAGGGCTTTATGAATTCTCTTTCGGACAAAGACGTGGCAAAAACAAGCGATGAATGCTTGTACTGGTTTGAGGAGTTGGTCAGGGGTATGGGATACAGTTGTCGGCAAGAAGATCTACATATGTTTCTTCTTAGGGCCAGGGGACAAGAGATTGGCTGGCTTTGTTTGCACGGTTCCATGAATGAGATGGAGCTAAATGCCGTCAATGGAGTTTGCGATTATTTAGCTTCGCTACTCTACATATATGAACTGGAGAATGGGTATGGGGGCAACATTGCAACATGGAAGGATAGCGAGAAATCAGGGGATATGCCGGGCAACGGAGTGTGAATCCCCGGGGGATCCAACACTATTTCAAACGGCTCTGTCGGTTCAAACTGGCAGAGCCGTTTTAGTTTGCCCGTGTTTCTGTAGCTGTTGATTGCCTGTGCCAGCCAGGTATTCCAGTGTTTCTTCTGTTTGGCATAATTTCACCCTTAAGCCAATAAGTATTAAATACGAGAGGTGAGTTGTGCTTGGCGAAGATTGAGGACAAGATACGCGGACAAATAATTCTATATTTGTCGGGGCCGATAAAGGAGATAGTAGGGGCGCTGCCCGCAGAAAGGCTAAGGAAATTGGAAGAGATACGATTGAGGGTTGAACGTCCTTTACTGGTCAGGTTGGGAGATGAGGAGTATGCTGTCAAAGTCACAGGCGAACTCACCAAGCAGTATAACCTCGGATACACGGTAGGAGAAGAAGACCTGGAGCGTACCTTGGCCTCCGTTAGCCAGAGTTCGATCTATGCCCTGGAAGAAGAATTAAAGCGAGGGTTTATCACCTTGAGGGGTGGACACCGGGTTGGTCTGGCGGGGAGAGTGGTGCTGGCCCAGGGAGAGATTAAAACGATGCGGGATTTTTCGGGGCTGGCGTTCAGGGTGGCGCGAGAGATGGTAGGTTGCGCCGAGCCGATAGCAAGCCGTTTGATTGTAACCGGGCGCAGGATATTAAATACCCTTATTGTTTCCCCGCCTCGCTGCGGCAAGACCACTTTGTTACGGGATTTGACCAGGTTGTATTCGGACGGGCCGGCCAATCTCAACGTGGTCGTGATCGACGAGCGTTCAGAAATAGCAGCCTGTTACCAGGGAATTCCACAGCTCAACGTCGGAAACCGCACCGATGTGCTGGATGGTTGTCCCAAAGCATTGGGGATGATGATGGCGGTAAGATCGCTTTCGCCTCACCTCGTCGTGGTGGACGAAATCGGACGCCCG
The sequence above is drawn from the Syntrophothermus lipocalidus DSM 12680 genome and encodes:
- a CDS encoding TldD/PmbA family protein, producing MRDELVKTGEQVVEMARQKGVEAEAFLFYNRELGIEVAQGTVETLAEAEELGIGVRVIKEGRVGFAYSTDLGPEALNQLLDRAVESSKFTASDENNSLPAGRYQYPELNVYDPEVRRVNVEEKIQMARDLESAALAYDRRIKVIEKAAYEDSEFALAVFNTNGIKAFERGAFCTLYAYLVAEEEGDAQTGFGYAAARRVKELDPARVGREAAHNAVRMLGAKTITSRSVPCIFEPYVVTSFLGVLVNSVNADSVQKGKSFLAGKIGQTVAAGNFTLVDDGTSPQGIASFPFDGEGVATQRTVLIDRGILKGFLYDTYTANKANTKSTGNGVRGSFRSLPGVGITNLFVLPGVSRPEQLIKEVSQGLFVTEVMGIHTANPISGDFSVGAAGILIENGELTRPVRSITIAGNLQEFLQGVEGVGEDLRFFGGIGAPTLRVKGLSIAGE
- the aroQ gene encoding type II 3-dehydroquinate dehydratase, yielding MKTILVINGPNLNLLGSREPELYGNVTLEELNRELETVARKWGVNIEFYQSNHEGELIDCIHAAKGKADFLILNAGALTHYSIALHDALKAVRLPVIEVHLTNPYAREEFRHRSLVAPVALGGVFGLGTLSYRLAVEAACSILRERGAD
- a CDS encoding M24 family metallopeptidase, encoding MAVEGLGRVERLRRLMERQGIEAMVVTKRENCLYLSGFTGTDGLVLVTGDRVYLVTDRRYTEQATVECRGWEVVEAESDYLRVIGELARGLGRVGFESRHLTYDQYLRLRKEIGDRLQPQSGLVEELRKVKDESEIAYIAEAIRIGDWAFENLIANIGPGWAERDIAWEMVRLLRRGGCTKEAFDIIAVSGRRASLPHGQPTDNRIEPGDMLTLDFGGFYSGYAGDTTRTVAIETVSNRLREVYYRVLEAQVAAIETVRAGVACREVDRAARSYLEKYGLGPHFVHSTGHGLGLEVHEEPAVSSKSEEILAENMVVTIEPGVYIPGWGGVRIEDVVIVKETGCEVLTKAEKELLIIQ
- the efp gene encoding elongation factor P, producing the protein MISVNDFRTGLTIEVEGDVWQVVEFQHVKPGKGAAFVRAKMKNIRSGAVIERTFRAGEKVPRARLDKREMQYLYNDGEDYIFMDTQSYDQISLSKDQIGDGIKYLKEQMVIQVLLYQGQILGVEMPNFVELEVVETEPGIKGDTATGGTKSAVLETGATVQVPLFVNVGDRVRIDTRTGEYIERV
- a CDS encoding CD1247 N-terminal domain-containing protein, which encodes MKNLSERISYLKGLSEGINVAELGPQGKIMNGILDVLEGVIDDICVLRTEMEEFKEYVQSIDDDLNLLEEDIYGDDYIYMTCKKCGEEVYFDADVLEDDDVIEIICPKCNEVVFVNDGSFDFEPSVMESGIEGENSPSPDGRNSGSAGN
- a CDS encoding flagellar assembly protein A, coding for MTKTHWFEGSNVAEAIAKAESALKISRDRMEIEVINKGSRGFLGFGRAPAVIKVKIIDQERDGIDDDERVLEALVLDLAREATEDRDGLVGVKDGTIVVIPPRGNGRYPTVAPCPQIKLRINGITHTKRTVVTDKDEIVCEVIAPEDQRLYEIEISKDGLCAYLTVYPPVRKVRRLRDAEPAAELELAVEEFEEPLRPLSVDEVLQALREKGVVYGVDEEKVRTAVLKANGLRVAVAFGRPAVPSKDGYLDLVYERHTDTTAAKDEQKVDFRELNIFESVKAGEVVARIVEPVQGQPGMTVTGKEIEVKLPRAAHFRVGKGVRQVDDRLVATISGRPKVTGNLVEVLPLLLIEGDVDISTGNIRFSGDVLIKGNVTSGMTVSAEGMIKVLGIVEKARVTARDGVVCLDSVVNSRVQAGGETAELSKVLPMAKRILHDLEIVEDAVCQINLRLQWRGKQPVAAGRIVEVLLERKLRDLPRMAKELLEVCEEKGLSLEETEVNMFKSITNMVLHPVSSVAVPGNHNVSELVNNLKDWISNAESRMKRKSEVYLRYALNSEVYATGSITVDGQGCFNTLLSSAERVTVKGTPGVFRGGQIIAANDVYVRELGSEVGALTRVNVTENRRVVCERVLGNVLIGIGRHSVRIDEPREGLVVWMDEERRIRMR